The DNA segment aacaaagaaaaagaacctccaaatggaaaagaacaagaagtatcaaagatgacttttattacaagtgatttgcaAAAATTGGCCAGGAGTTTAATGTCCCTggaagcatccagtcatcagtctccacagtgcagccttgagctcctggttcctcaggctgtagatgagggggttcagggctggaggcaccaccgagtacagaactgacagggccagatccagggatggggagaagatggaggggggcttcaggtaggcaaatgtggcagtgctgaggaacagagagaccacggccagctgagggaggcaggtggaaaaagctttgtgccgtccctgctctgaggggatcctcagcacggccctgaagatctgcacataggagaaaacaatgaacagaAAACAACACAACGATAAACTGACAATAACCACAGGAACCCAATGTTCTCTGAggtaggatttggagcaggagagcttgaggatctggggAACCTCACAGAAGAACTGGTCCAGGTcattgccctggcacaggggcagggaaaatgtattggctgtgtgcagcagagcattgagaaaggcactggcccaggcagctgctgccatgtgggcacaagctctgctgcccaggagggtcccgtagtgcaagggtttgcagatggacacgtagcggtcgtagcacatgatggtcaggaggaaatactctgc comes from the Lonchura striata isolate bLonStr1 unplaced genomic scaffold, bLonStr1.mat Scaffold_132, whole genome shotgun sequence genome and includes:
- the LOC144248458 gene encoding olfactory receptor 14J1-like — its product is MSNSSSISLFLLLALADTRQLQLLHFCLFLGISLAALLGNGLIISAVACSHHLHMPMFFFLLNLALSDLGSICTTVPKAMHNSLWDTTTISYIGCAAQLFFLLIFISAEYFLLTIMCYDRYVSICKPLHYGTLLGSRACAHMAAAAWASAFLNALLHTANTFSLPLCQGNDLDQFFCEVPQILKLSCSKSYLREHWVPVVIVSLSLCCFLFIVFSYVQIFRAVLRIPSEQGRHKAFSTCLPQLAVVSLFLSTATFAYLKPPSIFSPSLDLALSVLYSVVPPALNPLIYSLRNQELKAALWRLMTGCFQGH